One stretch of Rhipicephalus sanguineus isolate Rsan-2018 chromosome 10, BIME_Rsan_1.4, whole genome shotgun sequence DNA includes these proteins:
- the LOC119406844 gene encoding copine-8 isoform X2 yields MAKAAQPFAPAVACAPVTKVEISVSCRQLKDKDFFSKSDPMCVLFMRECDSDNWREVGRTETVDNCLNPDFVTKFLVDYYFEERQQLLFKLYDIDSPSVDLQNHDFLGQASCTLGELVAYQGTQVKFQLSGLPGNCGTILLTVEEVLDCKRVIDMQWYAQKLDKKDWFGKSDPFLEFYRISEDNTYTAVFRTEVVKKSLNPTWRPFAIQMRQLSGGDEDRTIRVVCYDWDFDGGVSRSHDLIGEFYTNVRTLAEGPGPANEYELINKKKQAKKKKYKNSGVVKLMSFGIREEATFLDYIRGGLQMHFTVAVDFTASNGDPRDPASLHFLDPSQPNAYMMAIQAVGEVIQDYDYDKMFPALGFGARLPPDGTVSHEFFLNGHPTDPYCVGIEGVLEAYRRTLRSVQLYGPTNFAPVINHVAKFARTYRDGTSYFVLLIITDGVISDMPQTLEAIVQASTLPMSIIIVGVGNADFSAMEVLDGDVVRVSSRGRAAERDIVQFVPFRKFLQGGPWQSNQMRLAKEVLAEIPDQVTSYMLKNHVKPGPGSVSQGGTS; encoded by the exons ATGGCGAAGGCGGCTCAGCCGTTCGCTCCGGCCGTTGCCTGCGCGCCGGTCACAAAAGTGGAAATCAGCGTCTCTTGCAG GCAACTCAAAGACAAGGACTTTTTCTCCAAGTCTGACCCTATGTGCGTTCTGTTCATGAGAGAATGTGATAGTGACAATTGGCGCGAG GTGGGGCGAACAGAGACTGTAGACAACTGCCTCAATCCCGATTTTGTGACCAAGTTTCTTGTGGACTACTACTTTGAGGAGCGACAGCAACTTTTGTTCAAACT GTATGACATCGATAGCCCTAGTGTGGACCTTCAGAATCAC GACTTTCTCGGTCAGGCTAGCTGTACTTTGGGAGAGCTCGTTGCCTACCAGGGCACACAAGTCAAGTTCCAGCTGTC GGGACTCCCAGGCAACTGTGGCACCATTTTGT tgACTGTTGAAGAGGTGCTCGACTGCAAG cGGGTCATTGACATGCAGTGGTACGCTCAGAAGCTGGACAAGAAAGACTGGTTTGGGAAGTCGGACCCTTTCCTCGAGTTCTACCGCATCAGCGAAGACAACACGTACACAGCTGTATTCCGCACGGAAGTGGTGAAGAAGAGCTTGAAcccaacatggcggcccttcGCCATCCAGATGCGTCAGCTGAGTGGAGGCGACGAGGACCGTACCATCCGTGTTGTCTGCTACGACTGGGACTTTGACGGAGG CGTGTCTCGCAGCCACGATCTCATTGGAGAGTTCTACACCAACGTGCGCACGCTTGCTGAGGGACCTGGGCCAGCGAACGAGTACGAG CTCatcaacaaaaagaaacaggctAAGAAAAAGAAGTACAAAAATTCGGGTGTG GTGAAGTTGATGTCTTTTGGAATCCGTGAAGAGGCCACATTTCTTGACTACATTCGTGGCGG CCTGCAGATGCACTTCACTGTGGCCGTGGATTTCACTGCATCGAATGGGGACCCCCGAGATCCTGCATCTCTGCACTTCCTGGACCCGTCGCAGCCGAATGCATACATGATGGCCATACAGGCAGTTGGTGAGGTGATCCAGGATTATGACTATGACAAGATGTTCCCCGCGCTTGGCTTTGGTGCACGGCTGCCACCTGATGGAACTGTGTCGCACGAGTTCTTCCTCAATGGTCATCCAACAGACCCGTACTGTGTGGGCATCGAGGGTGTCCTGGAGGCCTACCGGAGGACCCTGCGGTCTGTGCAGCTGTACGGGCCCACGAACTTTGCACCGGTCATCAACCATGTGGCAAA GTTTGCGAGGACGTACCGTGACGGAACAAGCTACTTTGTGCTGCTCATCATCACGGACGGGGTCATCAGCGACATGCCGCAGACTCTCGAGGCCATTGTGCAGGCCTCCACCCTGCCAATGTCCATCATCATTGTGGGTGTGGGCAATGCTGACTTCTCAG CCATGGAGGTGCTGGACGGGGACGTGGTGCGAGTGAGCTCGCGGGGTCGCGCGGCCGAGCGGGACATTGTGCAGTTTGTGCCCTTCCGCAAGTTCCTCCAGGGCGGGCCCTGGCAGAGTAACCAGATGCGGCTCGCTAAGGAGGTGCTGGCCGAGATCCCCGACCAGGTCACCAGCTACATGCTCAAGAACCACGtcaagcccgggccgggctctgTTTCCCAAGGCGGCACCTCCTGA
- the LOC119406844 gene encoding copine-8 isoform X1, producing MAKAAQPFAPAVACAPVTKVEISVSCRQLKDKDFFSKSDPMCVLFMRECDSDNWREVGRTETVDNCLNPDFVTKFLVDYYFEERQQLLFKLYDIDSPSVDLQNHDFLGQASCTLGELVAYQGTQVKFQLSGLPGNCGTILCDVHVFFFCQRVIDMQWYAQKLDKKDWFGKSDPFLEFYRISEDNTYTAVFRTEVVKKSLNPTWRPFAIQMRQLSGGDEDRTIRVVCYDWDFDGGVSRSHDLIGEFYTNVRTLAEGPGPANEYELINKKKQAKKKKYKNSGVVKLMSFGIREEATFLDYIRGGLQMHFTVAVDFTASNGDPRDPASLHFLDPSQPNAYMMAIQAVGEVIQDYDYDKMFPALGFGARLPPDGTVSHEFFLNGHPTDPYCVGIEGVLEAYRRTLRSVQLYGPTNFAPVINHVAKFARTYRDGTSYFVLLIITDGVISDMPQTLEAIVQASTLPMSIIIVGVGNADFSAMEVLDGDVVRVSSRGRAAERDIVQFVPFRKFLQGGPWQSNQMRLAKEVLAEIPDQVTSYMLKNHVKPGPGSVSQGGTS from the exons ATGGCGAAGGCGGCTCAGCCGTTCGCTCCGGCCGTTGCCTGCGCGCCGGTCACAAAAGTGGAAATCAGCGTCTCTTGCAG GCAACTCAAAGACAAGGACTTTTTCTCCAAGTCTGACCCTATGTGCGTTCTGTTCATGAGAGAATGTGATAGTGACAATTGGCGCGAG GTGGGGCGAACAGAGACTGTAGACAACTGCCTCAATCCCGATTTTGTGACCAAGTTTCTTGTGGACTACTACTTTGAGGAGCGACAGCAACTTTTGTTCAAACT GTATGACATCGATAGCCCTAGTGTGGACCTTCAGAATCAC GACTTTCTCGGTCAGGCTAGCTGTACTTTGGGAGAGCTCGTTGCCTACCAGGGCACACAAGTCAAGTTCCAGCTGTC GGGACTCCCAGGCAACTGTGGCACCATTTTGTGTGA cgtgcatgttttctttttctgccagcGGGTCATTGACATGCAGTGGTACGCTCAGAAGCTGGACAAGAAAGACTGGTTTGGGAAGTCGGACCCTTTCCTCGAGTTCTACCGCATCAGCGAAGACAACACGTACACAGCTGTATTCCGCACGGAAGTGGTGAAGAAGAGCTTGAAcccaacatggcggcccttcGCCATCCAGATGCGTCAGCTGAGTGGAGGCGACGAGGACCGTACCATCCGTGTTGTCTGCTACGACTGGGACTTTGACGGAGG CGTGTCTCGCAGCCACGATCTCATTGGAGAGTTCTACACCAACGTGCGCACGCTTGCTGAGGGACCTGGGCCAGCGAACGAGTACGAG CTCatcaacaaaaagaaacaggctAAGAAAAAGAAGTACAAAAATTCGGGTGTG GTGAAGTTGATGTCTTTTGGAATCCGTGAAGAGGCCACATTTCTTGACTACATTCGTGGCGG CCTGCAGATGCACTTCACTGTGGCCGTGGATTTCACTGCATCGAATGGGGACCCCCGAGATCCTGCATCTCTGCACTTCCTGGACCCGTCGCAGCCGAATGCATACATGATGGCCATACAGGCAGTTGGTGAGGTGATCCAGGATTATGACTATGACAAGATGTTCCCCGCGCTTGGCTTTGGTGCACGGCTGCCACCTGATGGAACTGTGTCGCACGAGTTCTTCCTCAATGGTCATCCAACAGACCCGTACTGTGTGGGCATCGAGGGTGTCCTGGAGGCCTACCGGAGGACCCTGCGGTCTGTGCAGCTGTACGGGCCCACGAACTTTGCACCGGTCATCAACCATGTGGCAAA GTTTGCGAGGACGTACCGTGACGGAACAAGCTACTTTGTGCTGCTCATCATCACGGACGGGGTCATCAGCGACATGCCGCAGACTCTCGAGGCCATTGTGCAGGCCTCCACCCTGCCAATGTCCATCATCATTGTGGGTGTGGGCAATGCTGACTTCTCAG CCATGGAGGTGCTGGACGGGGACGTGGTGCGAGTGAGCTCGCGGGGTCGCGCGGCCGAGCGGGACATTGTGCAGTTTGTGCCCTTCCGCAAGTTCCTCCAGGGCGGGCCCTGGCAGAGTAACCAGATGCGGCTCGCTAAGGAGGTGCTGGCCGAGATCCCCGACCAGGTCACCAGCTACATGCTCAAGAACCACGtcaagcccgggccgggctctgTTTCCCAAGGCGGCACCTCCTGA
- the LOC119406844 gene encoding copine-8 isoform X3, with the protein MAKAAQPFAPAVACAPVTKVEISVSCRQLKDKDFFSKSDPMCVLFMRECDSDNWREVGRTETVDNCLNPDFVTKFLVDYYFEERQQLLFKLYDIDSPSVDLQNHDFLGQASCTLGELVAYQGTQVKFQLSGLPGNCGTILLTVEEVLDCKRVIDMQWYAQKLDKKDWFGKSDPFLEFYRISEDNTYTAVFRTEVVKKSLNPTWRPFAIQMRQLSGGDEDRTIRVVCYDWDFDGGHDLIGEFYTNVRTLAEGPGPANEYELINKKKQAKKKKYKNSGVVKLMSFGIREEATFLDYIRGGLQMHFTVAVDFTASNGDPRDPASLHFLDPSQPNAYMMAIQAVGEVIQDYDYDKMFPALGFGARLPPDGTVSHEFFLNGHPTDPYCVGIEGVLEAYRRTLRSVQLYGPTNFAPVINHVAKFARTYRDGTSYFVLLIITDGVISDMPQTLEAIVQASTLPMSIIIVGVGNADFSAMEVLDGDVVRVSSRGRAAERDIVQFVPFRKFLQGGPWQSNQMRLAKEVLAEIPDQVTSYMLKNHVKPGPGSVSQGGTS; encoded by the exons ATGGCGAAGGCGGCTCAGCCGTTCGCTCCGGCCGTTGCCTGCGCGCCGGTCACAAAAGTGGAAATCAGCGTCTCTTGCAG GCAACTCAAAGACAAGGACTTTTTCTCCAAGTCTGACCCTATGTGCGTTCTGTTCATGAGAGAATGTGATAGTGACAATTGGCGCGAG GTGGGGCGAACAGAGACTGTAGACAACTGCCTCAATCCCGATTTTGTGACCAAGTTTCTTGTGGACTACTACTTTGAGGAGCGACAGCAACTTTTGTTCAAACT GTATGACATCGATAGCCCTAGTGTGGACCTTCAGAATCAC GACTTTCTCGGTCAGGCTAGCTGTACTTTGGGAGAGCTCGTTGCCTACCAGGGCACACAAGTCAAGTTCCAGCTGTC GGGACTCCCAGGCAACTGTGGCACCATTTTGT tgACTGTTGAAGAGGTGCTCGACTGCAAG cGGGTCATTGACATGCAGTGGTACGCTCAGAAGCTGGACAAGAAAGACTGGTTTGGGAAGTCGGACCCTTTCCTCGAGTTCTACCGCATCAGCGAAGACAACACGTACACAGCTGTATTCCGCACGGAAGTGGTGAAGAAGAGCTTGAAcccaacatggcggcccttcGCCATCCAGATGCGTCAGCTGAGTGGAGGCGACGAGGACCGTACCATCCGTGTTGTCTGCTACGACTGGGACTTTGACGGAGG CCACGATCTCATTGGAGAGTTCTACACCAACGTGCGCACGCTTGCTGAGGGACCTGGGCCAGCGAACGAGTACGAG CTCatcaacaaaaagaaacaggctAAGAAAAAGAAGTACAAAAATTCGGGTGTG GTGAAGTTGATGTCTTTTGGAATCCGTGAAGAGGCCACATTTCTTGACTACATTCGTGGCGG CCTGCAGATGCACTTCACTGTGGCCGTGGATTTCACTGCATCGAATGGGGACCCCCGAGATCCTGCATCTCTGCACTTCCTGGACCCGTCGCAGCCGAATGCATACATGATGGCCATACAGGCAGTTGGTGAGGTGATCCAGGATTATGACTATGACAAGATGTTCCCCGCGCTTGGCTTTGGTGCACGGCTGCCACCTGATGGAACTGTGTCGCACGAGTTCTTCCTCAATGGTCATCCAACAGACCCGTACTGTGTGGGCATCGAGGGTGTCCTGGAGGCCTACCGGAGGACCCTGCGGTCTGTGCAGCTGTACGGGCCCACGAACTTTGCACCGGTCATCAACCATGTGGCAAA GTTTGCGAGGACGTACCGTGACGGAACAAGCTACTTTGTGCTGCTCATCATCACGGACGGGGTCATCAGCGACATGCCGCAGACTCTCGAGGCCATTGTGCAGGCCTCCACCCTGCCAATGTCCATCATCATTGTGGGTGTGGGCAATGCTGACTTCTCAG CCATGGAGGTGCTGGACGGGGACGTGGTGCGAGTGAGCTCGCGGGGTCGCGCGGCCGAGCGGGACATTGTGCAGTTTGTGCCCTTCCGCAAGTTCCTCCAGGGCGGGCCCTGGCAGAGTAACCAGATGCGGCTCGCTAAGGAGGTGCTGGCCGAGATCCCCGACCAGGTCACCAGCTACATGCTCAAGAACCACGtcaagcccgggccgggctctgTTTCCCAAGGCGGCACCTCCTGA
- the LOC119406844 gene encoding copine-8 isoform X4 produces MAKAAQPFAPAVACAPVTKVEISVSCRQLKDKDFFSKSDPMCVLFMRECDSDNWREVGRTETVDNCLNPDFVTKFLVDYYFEERQQLLFKLYDIDSPSVDLQNHDFLGQASCTLGELVAYQGTQVKFQLSGLPGNCGTILCDVHVFFFCQRVIDMQWYAQKLDKKDWFGKSDPFLEFYRISEDNTYTAVFRTEVVKKSLNPTWRPFAIQMRQLSGGDEDRTIRVVCYDWDFDGGVSRSHDLIGEFYTNVRTLAEGPGPANEYELINKKKQAKKKKYKNSGVVKLMSFGIREEATFLDYIRGGLQMHFTVAVDFTASNGDPRDPASLHFLDPSQPNAYMMAIQAVGEVIQDYDYDKMFPALGFGARLPPDGTVSHEFFLNGHPTDPYCVGIEGVLEAYRRTLRSVQLYGPTNFAPVINHVAKFARTYRDGTSYFVLLIITDGVISDMPQTLEAIVQASTLPMSIIIVGVGNADFSGAMSVRYPSQIPSWACLGFGMKFRNWYD; encoded by the exons ATGGCGAAGGCGGCTCAGCCGTTCGCTCCGGCCGTTGCCTGCGCGCCGGTCACAAAAGTGGAAATCAGCGTCTCTTGCAG GCAACTCAAAGACAAGGACTTTTTCTCCAAGTCTGACCCTATGTGCGTTCTGTTCATGAGAGAATGTGATAGTGACAATTGGCGCGAG GTGGGGCGAACAGAGACTGTAGACAACTGCCTCAATCCCGATTTTGTGACCAAGTTTCTTGTGGACTACTACTTTGAGGAGCGACAGCAACTTTTGTTCAAACT GTATGACATCGATAGCCCTAGTGTGGACCTTCAGAATCAC GACTTTCTCGGTCAGGCTAGCTGTACTTTGGGAGAGCTCGTTGCCTACCAGGGCACACAAGTCAAGTTCCAGCTGTC GGGACTCCCAGGCAACTGTGGCACCATTTTGTGTGA cgtgcatgttttctttttctgccagcGGGTCATTGACATGCAGTGGTACGCTCAGAAGCTGGACAAGAAAGACTGGTTTGGGAAGTCGGACCCTTTCCTCGAGTTCTACCGCATCAGCGAAGACAACACGTACACAGCTGTATTCCGCACGGAAGTGGTGAAGAAGAGCTTGAAcccaacatggcggcccttcGCCATCCAGATGCGTCAGCTGAGTGGAGGCGACGAGGACCGTACCATCCGTGTTGTCTGCTACGACTGGGACTTTGACGGAGG CGTGTCTCGCAGCCACGATCTCATTGGAGAGTTCTACACCAACGTGCGCACGCTTGCTGAGGGACCTGGGCCAGCGAACGAGTACGAG CTCatcaacaaaaagaaacaggctAAGAAAAAGAAGTACAAAAATTCGGGTGTG GTGAAGTTGATGTCTTTTGGAATCCGTGAAGAGGCCACATTTCTTGACTACATTCGTGGCGG CCTGCAGATGCACTTCACTGTGGCCGTGGATTTCACTGCATCGAATGGGGACCCCCGAGATCCTGCATCTCTGCACTTCCTGGACCCGTCGCAGCCGAATGCATACATGATGGCCATACAGGCAGTTGGTGAGGTGATCCAGGATTATGACTATGACAAGATGTTCCCCGCGCTTGGCTTTGGTGCACGGCTGCCACCTGATGGAACTGTGTCGCACGAGTTCTTCCTCAATGGTCATCCAACAGACCCGTACTGTGTGGGCATCGAGGGTGTCCTGGAGGCCTACCGGAGGACCCTGCGGTCTGTGCAGCTGTACGGGCCCACGAACTTTGCACCGGTCATCAACCATGTGGCAAA GTTTGCGAGGACGTACCGTGACGGAACAAGCTACTTTGTGCTGCTCATCATCACGGACGGGGTCATCAGCGACATGCCGCAGACTCTCGAGGCCATTGTGCAGGCCTCCACCCTGCCAATGTCCATCATCATTGTGGGTGTGGGCAATGCTGACTTCTCAG GTGCCATGTCGGTCCGCTATCCTTCGCAAATTCCTTCATGGGCATGTCTGGGTTTTGGAATgaagtttcgcaactggtatgattga
- the LOC119406846 gene encoding nuclear fragile X mental retardation-interacting protein 1, translated as MAAVEKFVLDNPFRPASALTEDAPSGPRIIRDVGFARETFGQDRGASGQRGFKRRLPAWDFGCDTCDQGFASQADLSVHCAGHVVCPRDDCGFEASPAVVALHEKLQHDSPFIRRTAAVGTDEDVEEWRRQRRLRYPTLQNIEAKKAAELERHARREVINEDARGGRRRRRNNNRRRQRAHRRSSPAGRVPEPPRQQQPSQPEPSPVEEEPPSREDLRDKPDQITDSDSDGEQHSANAAKPPESLVSGALASLVACYGSDDDEAPVEPLPSEAVPPLPTEVLPAEVKPAVRAKATPPPTRKADWPPRRKLTLLERLLASEMRRERNVILQCVHHVVDNDFFGQAGSDEPLLCSL; from the coding sequence ATGGCTGCTGTTGAGAAATTCGTGCTGGACAACCCATTCCGTCCGGCATCCGCTTTAACTGAAGATGCACCGTCGGGCCCCCGCATTATCCGCGATGTCGGCTTCGCGAGAGAAACTTTTGGCCAAGATCGTGGTGCGAGTGGTCAACGTGGATTCAAGCGTCGCTTACCGGCGTGGGACTTTGGCTGCGACACTTGCGATCAAGGGTTCGCGAGCCAGGCGGATCTGTCCGTCCACTGTGCTGGGCACGTCGTGTGTCCAAGGGATGACTGCGGCTTCGAGGCCAGCCCAGCGGTCGTAGCGCTCCACGAGAAGTTGCAGCACGACAGCCCGTTTATTCGACGCACCGCAGCCGTCGGCACCGACGAAGATGTGGAAGAGTGGCGTcgccaacgcaggctgcgctATCCGACCTTGCAGAACATCGAGGCCAAGAAGGCGGCCGAGTTGGAGCGCCATGCACGTCGCGAAGTCATCAACGAAGACGCGCGCGGCGGCCGACGCCGTAGGCGTAATAACAACAGGCGTCGGCAGCGCGCACACCGACGTTCGTCGCCGGCCGGCCGCGTTCCTGAGCCCCCTCGGCAACAACAACCTTCCCAGCCGGAACCTTCGCCCGTCGAGGAAGAGCCCCCGTCGCGCGAAGATTTGCGAGACAAGCCGGACCAGATTACCGATTCGGACTCTGACGGCGAGCAGCATAGCGCAAATGCGGCGAAGCCGCCGGAGTCTTTGGTCAGCGGCGCCTTGGCTTCCCTCGTGGCCTGCTACGGAAGCGACGATGATGAAGCACCTGTCGAACCGCTGCCGTCGGAAGCGGTGCCACCTCTCCCGACCGAAGTCTTGCCCGCCGAAGTGAAGCCAGCAGTGCGAGCGAAGGCGACGCCGCCGCCTACGCGCAAGGCAGATTGGCCTCCCCGGAGGAAGTTGACGCTCTTGGAGCGACTACTGGCTTCTGAAATGCGCCGTGAACGCAACGTGATATTGCAGTGTGTGCACCATGTTGTGGACAATGACTTCTTTGGTCAGGCCGGGTCCGATGAGCCCCTGCTGTGCAGTCTctaa
- the LOC119406847 gene encoding adiponectin receptor protein yields the protein MMEVRERRGASASAAVAVSGSGGVVVVRRGATTSTAAPELEGFLDDACLDEDETSLAPPGTPAEVDDEEERVDEELSLPARAAEQAEHLVRKVLEEAEQAEQLVRKVWEEAWKVCHFSSLPQWLQDNDFLHRGHRPPLPSFSACFRSIFRVHTETGNIWTHLLGCLAFVGMATYFLTRPSAEIQWQEKVVFASFFAGAIMCMGMSFTFHTVSCHSEKVGKLFSKLDYCGIALLIIGSFVPWLYYGFYCDTQPKLIYLTVVVVLGIAAVVVSLWDKFGEPRYRPLRAGVFTGFGLSGVVPALHYLFAQGFLSAVYEASFGWLCLMGALYIAGALFYALRVPERWFPGKCDILFHSHQIFHILVIAAALVHYHGITEMAMKRLTMGECQD from the coding sequence ATGATGGAGGTGCGCGAACGTCGCGGCGCGTCCGCCTCGGCGGCGGTTGCGGTTTCCGGCAGCGGCGGTGTGGTAGTCGTCCGTCGCGGAGCGACCACCTCTACGGCGGCGCCCGAGCTCGAGGGCTTCCTGGACGACGCGTGCTTAGACGAAGACGAGACGTCGCTCGCGCCACCCGGCACTCCGGCCGAAGTAGACGACGAGGAGGAACGCGTGGACGAGGAGCTGTCGCTGCCGGCGCGCGCCGCCGAGCAGGCCGAGCACCTGGTGCGCAAGGTGCTCGAGGAGGCCGAACAGGCCGAGCAGCTAGTGCGCAAGGTGTGGGAGGAAGCGTGGAAGGTGTGCCACTTCAGCTCGCTGCCCCAGTGGCTGCAGGACAATGACTTCCTGCACCGAGGTCACCGGCCGCCGCTGCCGTCGTTCTCGGCCTGCTTCCGCTCAATCTTCCGAGTGCACACCGAGACGGGCAACATCTGGACGCACCTGCTGGGCTGCCTGGCGTTCGTCGGCATGGCCACCTACTTCCTCACGCGGCCCTCGGCCGAGATCCAGTGGCAGGAGAAGGTGGTGTTCGCCAGCTTCTTCGCCGGGGCCATCATGTGCATGGGCATGTCGTTCACCTTCCACACCGTCAGCTGCCACTCGGAGAAAGTGGGCAAGCTGTTCAGCAAGCTCGACTACTGCGGCATCGCGCTGCTCATCATCGGCTCATTCGTACCGTGGCTCTACTACGGCTTCTACTGCGACACGCAGCCCAAGCTCATCTACCTCACCGTCGTCGTGGTGCTGGGCATCGCGGCCGTCGTGGTCTCCCTCTGGGACAAGTTCGGCGAGCCTCGCTATCGGCCCCTGCGCGCGGGCGTCTTCACGGGCTTCGGGCTGAGTGGTGTGGTGCCCGCGCTGCACTACCTGTTTGCCCAGGGCTTCCTCAGCGCCGTGTACGAGGCCTCCTTCGGCTGGCTGTGCCTCATGGGCGCGCTCTACATCGCGGGCGCGCTCTTCTACGCGCTGCGCGTGCCCGAGCGCTGGTTCCCGGGCAAGTGTGACATCCTG